The Deltaproteobacteria bacterium DNA window TACTATGGCAGGCGGCATGGCGCACGATTTCAATAACATTCTCACAGGAGTTCTGGGGTATGCCAGCCTGCTGAAGCACCGGCTGAACGACAGGGTAGAGCTGCAGAAGTTTGCCCAGATCATTGAAACATCGAGCATTCGAGCTGCTGACCTGGTGCGGCAATTGCTGGCATTCAGTCGGGGCAGCCAGCCGGATGGTTTTCAGCTCATCTCCACCAACCGCATCATTCGGGAAACCAACAAACTTCTCGAGAGCACCCTGCCCAAAAAAGTGGAGATCAAGCTGGAGCTCACATCCGCCCTGCCGCTGATCAAGGCGAACGCCACCCAGATTCAACAGGCTATCCTCAATCTATGCCTGAATGCCAAAGACGCCATGCCCGACGGTGGCGAGATCAGAATTTCAACTGACATTGCTGAGATCAAACAGAACAGGTCGGGCCAATACGGTGATCTTGCTGCCAAACCAGGAAAGTACGTGCGGATCAAAGTGCAGGACACTGGCACGGGCATTCCCAGGGAAAATCTCTCCAAGATTTTCGACCCCTTTTTCACCACCAAGGAAGTGGGCAAGGGATCTGGTCTGGGACTGGCCATGGTGTATGGCATTGTGAAGAACGCCAATGGCTATATCCATGTGGAGAGTCGGGAAGGACAGGGATGTCTTTTTGAACTTTTCTTTCCTGTGGACGACAGGGAAGAAGAGCAGGTGGTTGAAGATCTCAGTTCTTCACCCATGGGGGGACACGAGGCCATATTGCTGGTAGACGATGAAGAACTGGTGCGAGAGCTGGGGAAACGCTTACTGGAGAGTTACGGCTATCGAATTCTCACTGCGGCCGATGGCGAGGAAGCTCTGGCAATCTGTAGAGATGAGGGCAAACCAATCGATCTGGTGGTGCTGGATCTCATCATGCCGAAGCTCAGCGGTAAAGAGACCCTGATTCGCCTGAAAGAACTGAGGCCAGAGGTCAGGGTGGTCATTTGCAGCGGCTGCACCCCTGAAGAAAATGATCTGGAAGCAGAGTTGGGCATGGAGCTGCCCATAATAGAGAAGCCGTTCAAGCTGGAAGAACTGGCTAGAGTTGTTCGGCAAACACTGGACAACAGGTTTGACAGCCGGGCCACTGAACGGGGAGGCGCACGAGCAACTGGTGGGGCCGGAAATTTTCCCCATTGAGATGAAGGTTTTTCCGGGAGAGGGAGCTTGAGAGAAGGGGGATGGCATGAAGCGGTTGGTGGGGCATTTTCTGGCTGACATTGGCATCAGCCGCTATTTTCAATGGCGGTGCAATACATTTTTCATGAGCTGGCTGCCGTTTCATGCAAGCAGGACTTACCTGAACTTGCTGGGGAAAATATATTTTTCCTTGAATCGTGGAGAAAAGCAAAAGATTCAGCAGAATCTCACGGCGGTAATGGAACACTTTCGCCCCCAGAAGCAACTGGACCTCGTCAGCCAGAGAGCTCTGCATGGCATGTTTGCCCATTATCACGAAAAGCTATTCACTGCTTATGGTGGTTTTTCCAGAGTTTGTCGATTCTTGCAGGAACACGTTTCTATCAAAGGCCGCCCGCTTCTGGACGAGGCCCTCGCCCAGGGCAGAGGGGTAATCCTGGTGACTGGCCATTATGGAGGGATAGAATTCTTGCCTTCTATTCTGGCACTCAGAGGCTACAGGGTCACAATGCTGGTGCGCTTCAATTCCAGGCGGCTCAAGCAAATTCTCAATCAACACGCCCAGCGCGTGGGCATCTCCTTGCTTGATATGAATCAAAACGGCATGACTCCATTCAAAGCGTTGCAGTCTTTGAAAGCCAATAGAATTTTGATCACCGAGTGCGACGAGTTCAGATCCTGGAGACCTCACCGACACAGGCGGGCAACTTTTCTGGGATTTTCGACTCCCCTGGACCGCACTCTGGACCTGCTATATCGACGCTATCGCTCTCCGGTAATCACCGGCTTCATGGAGCGGCGGGCAGGGAATCGTTATGAACTCACTTTGGAGGCTGTGGATTGTCAAGAAAGCGGTTCCACGAGTGGTCCAATAGCAGAGCGTGTTTTGCAGGTCCTGGAGAGATATATCGGCAATGCTCCGGAGCAGTGGTACCTGTGGGGCGAAGTCAGGGCTATTCTGGGGCAGCAGATTCCCCTTTCTGGCCGGCCAGTGGCAGACCGCAGAAGTGGGAGCGATGCTTGTCGAGCTCCCGGGGGTGGCTGTGAGGGCGTTGATGTACGCAGCAATATAGACCCTCAACCCTCCTCGCTCTATCATTCCAAGTAACCTGGGGCTTCTAGCGAGCAGCAAGCAGCAATGACGTCTGTATGACGAATTCATGTCACTGCAAGCCTGTCAGGCTGAATGCCGGCCCGGATGCTGCTCGAATGTTACCGGCATGAGCCACCTGGAATGGGCCCAGGACGGCTGGCGCTGGCAGGCAGCATGTCCGAGTTTCTGCTGTTACCCGGCGAATTCTTGCCTCATATAGCAAATATCTCTGCAGTTGCGAGCTCTCGGGCTGAAGGGCCGACAGCTGCAGGCAACGGCTCTCTGCAGTTGGGGAAACAGCAGCGCTATATCTGGCTCGAGGCTAAGCGAGGTGAGGGTTTGCCCGGCATGGGCGCAAGCAGATTGAGGAGAAGGTCTTCGATAATTATCCGGGCAGGCACTGCTGTGCTCTTGATGGCTAGATCCGCACGCTGGAGAGACAAGAGTGCCTGCACGAGGTCGGTGGCGGAGAAGCGGCAGCTCCGAGCCATGGTCTTGTAGAGGACGAAAGGATGCAGCTGCTTGAGGGGTGAATCTGCCGCTATATGCTTCTTGAGCAAAGGAGCGATTTTCCGCTGAAAGGTGTTGTACTGAGTTTCAGGAGCAAAGCGACCCTGCAGATGAATATCGATGATCTCGCGTGCCGCAATAAGGCGCCGCACTTCGTTTGCCAGGGTGGCCACAACCTGCAGTGGGTGATAGCCTTGATCTAGAAGGCGCTGGAGGATGGCAAGGGCTTGCAGGGTGTCGCCGGAAGCCAGAGCTGAATTCAATTCGTAGAGGGGTTCCTCGCGGCAATAGTCGCTTATGCTGGCCACGTGTTCTGTGGTGATAGTGGTCTGGTCGCCAGCGTACGATATGAGCTTTTCGAGCTGGCTCCTCAGGGCCCAGAGATTGAATCCCGTATGCTCCAATAACAGGGAAAGAGCTTGCTGCTGAATCCTTTTTCCTCCCTTCTCCAGAAGACTTGCGGCAACATCTTTGAGAAGGGTTTCTCTCGTCTTGCGAGCCTGGCGGTTGGTTCCTGTGGCCACGCTGAAATCCACTACTACGCCCTGCTTTTCTATCTCCCTGTAGAGGGCACGCCTCTTGTCAACAGCATCGGTTGTGAGGACCAGGCAGTGGCCGGCGGGAAAGCCCTGCTGCAAAGCAGCTTGCAGCAGGGGGCCGTCGTCGCGGGCAGGTGGAATCTGCATGTCGTTTGCGGTGATATGAGAGAGCACCTGGTCGAGCCATGCCAGCGACTGTTCATCCTTGTCCACCTTGAGGGTATGCTGCCAGAGGTTGGCCGGAACTGTCCGCCAGGCGCCTCCTGTCCATTGCTCCAGGGACCAACCTGCATAGGCCAATATTTCGAGCAACAGGCGGGCCGCAGCTTCAACATCGCCAGATTCGTATTCATCCTTGCACTTGAGAAAAAGAGTGGAAAGATTGGCACGGGAATAAAACAGGCGGCAGTCCCGGACCACCACTGCCTTGCGCCCGGGGAAGAGGTTGAAGGTGTTGAGCCCCTGAAGAAGCTCAGCAAAATCAGCCTGTCTTCCCTCAACCACCAGGAGATTGGTATCCCTGGTTGCTGGTGGAAGGAGTACCTGCAGAAACTGCTCCAGGGCAGTGCTCACCAGATAACTGTCTCCGTGAAACAGGTAGACGGAGGCGATGCTGTCCTGCTGCACATCTTTGATGAGCAGGTCAAATTCTGCCCGACTGAGACAAGCCATTCTGCACCTCGGTCCCGAGGCCTGGATGTTGCAAGATTGAGGGCTACCCCTGATGCCATGATATGCTGGGAACGCCAGCTGCGCTCAGAGGTGCATCATGAAAAGATCCGACTGATGCTGAATTGTTGCACTGCCGGCCTTTGGAGCGAGGCCGAGAGAAGCCTGCCAGCTGAACTTGCTCAAAGCTGCGGCGGCAGTGCAGCAGCTATTATATATAACACATGTTCGCATAAGAACACACTAACCTAATGGCACTGTTCATTGACAAGATCTTGCCCTAGAATAAAGTATAGCAGACGAGGTGAAGACTCCTATAGAACAGGAGGCTGTTGCTCTTGACTGAGCCGAACGCGGAAAAAAGAAAATACAGGAAGAAGAGCTTTATTGTCATCGGCATTATCGCTGCTGTAACAGTGCTCGCTTCTGCCACGATCATCCTGAGGCGTCCTACTGTGGAGCCTGTGAGGACGGTGGCGCCGCTGGTGCTTCCTGTGCGGGCAGTGCAAGTTCGCCAGCAGCCATTTCAACGGTCAATGACTCTTTACGGCAGCGCCGAGCCCCTGGTGGCAGCAGATGTTGCTGCAGAGATACAGGGGAATATTGTCTGGATCAGTCCCAGGTGTGAACCTGGCGAGAAGGTGAAGCAGGGAGAAGTTCTTGTGCGGCTCGACCCTGCTCTCTACGAGATTGCCCTGCAGCAGGCAGAAGCTGCTCTGGTTGAGGCTCAGGCAGGTTATGACCTGCAGAATATAGACAATGCCCTGCAGGAGCAGAAGCTGAGACAAAGAGAAACAGAATTGCGCATCAGCCGCAAAGAGCTGCAGCGGAAGAAGAAGCTGCGGGAGCGTTCTGCTATTTCCTCCTCGGCATATGATGAGCAGGTTTCTGCCCTGGCGCAGATGGAGAGCAGTTATCTGGAGCAGCGAGCCCGGGTGGAAAAATCCAAGGCTTTGCTGGCCAGGGCCGAGGCAGAGGTGAAATTAGCAAAAGCAAGGCGGGCGCAGGCTGCCCTGGACCTGGCCAGGACAGAGATAAAGTCTCCCCTGGACGGCGTGGTTGCCAGGCGCTTTGTGGAGTTGGGCAACAGGCTGGCGGTAAATGAGGCCGCTTTCCGAGTTGTGGACTATCACACGGTGGTGGTGGAAGTGCAGGTTCCCTCCAACAAACTGGACTTGCTGAGAAAGGGAGTTGAAGTGGAGGTCAGGGCATTGAACGGGGAGCTGCTCAGAAGGGGCGAGCTGCGGCACCTCTCCCCGCAAGCGGACCTGAGCACACGGCTCTTTGCCGCCAAGGTTTACGTGGAGAACCCCCCCGGGGCTGTTGCTTTGCTGCCGGGGCAATTTGTCACTGTGGTCATGAAAGAGAAGAGAGCGGCATCCTCTTTTGTCATTCCGGTGGCAGCAATAGGCCAGGACAATGAGGGCGAGTATGTTTTTGTAGTTGACAATAGCAGTGAAGCTCGAGCTCGAAAGGTCTATATCAAGAACAGCTGGCAGCAGGAAGAGGTCTGTGTGGTGCACGGCCTCAGTGAAGGTCAGGTGGTGGTGGTCCAGGGCCAGGAGAATCTGGTTGATGGTGCCCCAGTAAAGGTGATCTCTCTGGAGAAGGTGGGATGAATCTGGCCCGCTTTTCAGTCAGAAATCCTGTATGCGTGAACCTGATAATGATCTGCATTCTGGTGATGGGGGTGGTTCTCTACAATACCCAGATGCCAAAGGAGATCTTCCCTGAATTCAGCAAGAATCAGGTCATCATTACCACAATCTACCCGGGCGCTTCGCCGGAAGAAATAGAAAAAAACGTCACTATCAAGATCGAAGACGCCATAAACGACCTGGACGATGTGGACGATATCTTCTCCATATCCCAGGAGGGCCGCTCCACAGTAAAATTGACGGTGTCGCCCGACGTCAAGAGCATGGCCAAGCTGCTTGGCGATCTGCAGCAGAAAATAGACCAGATTTCAGACCTGCCAGAAGACGCAGAGGATCCGAGCATTCGGGAGGTAGAGACCAATTATCCGGTAATCACGGTGTCCATCTACGGCAATATCGATTTGCTGCAGTTGAAAGAGTTTGTCGAAGATCTCAAGGATAAAATTTCAGCCTTGCCCGGGGTGGCGGATGTGCGAACCGTGGGCCTGCCCGAGCGGGAGCTCTGGATAGAGGTGGCTCCTGAGTCACTGGAGCGCTATGATCTCACCCTGGCTGACATAGCCCGGGCTGTGAGATCCCAGAATTTCGATCTTCCAGGGGGCACATTTCCGACGAGCCGGGGAGAGTTTCTGGTCCGCACCGTGGGCAAGGTTTCTGAAAGCCGTCTGTTGAACAATCTGGTGTTGAAAAGCACCCCTGATGGCGGCAGAGTGGTACTGGGAGATGTGGCCCGGATAAAGAACTGGTTCGAAAGGGAGACTTCCCTCGGCCGTTTCAATGGACAACGGGCTGTGAACCTCACTGTAACCAAGACCAAACGAGGCGATGCCATCAAGGTCTCTCGGGGCGTCCAGCGGCTGGTGGCCTTGTACCGCACTCAACTTCCCGCCACTGTTAATGTGGGGGTGTTCAATGATCTTTCCATCTATATTCAAAACAGGCTTCACGTGCTGAAGCAGAATGGACTGCAAGGTCTGCTGGTGGTCTTCCTGCTGCTTTTTCTCATGCTCAATACCAGAGTGGCACTTCTGGTCACCCTGGGAATCCCAGTTTCCTTCCTGGGGGCGATCATCCTCATGCACTATGCTGGGATGACCATGAACATGATCGCCATGTTTGCCCTGATTGTGGTGCTGGGCCTGGTGGTTGATGACGCCGTGGTGATAGGCGAGAATGTCTACCGGCATTACGAGGCAGGACTTTCCCCTGCTGAGGCGGCGGTAAAAGGAACCCAGGAGGTTGCCTACCCCGTGGTCTCCGCAGTGGCAACAACTGTAGCGGCCTTTCTGCCTCTGCTCCTTATGCCTGGAACGCTCGGAGTCTTTCTCGGGGTAATTCCCAAAGTGGTCACCTTTGCCTTGCTGGTGTCTCTCTTTGAAGCCCTGGTGATTTTGCCGTCACACCTGGCAGAATTCTTGCCCCGCCAGCCAAAGCCGCCTGGTCCATATCGCCACCGCCTCAACCAATGGATCAACAGCATCGTTGGCCAGTATGGCAGACTGCTGGAGAGGGTCCTCAACTGGCGCTATGTATTCGTTGTCCTGGCCCTGGCTGTCTCTTTACAGCTGGTGCTCTATGCCCGCTATCATATTCCATTCGTGCTCTTCGGCCAGTTTGAAGGGAGCCAGTTTTTTGTCAATATGGAGACTCCCACGGTGAACTCTCTGGAGGATACAGAACAGCTGGTTGCCAGAGTGGAGGCAGCCATCAGAAGCAGCATCCCGGAGAGCGAGCTCACTTCCATGGTGAGTAATGTGGGTTACATCTTTGATGATCTCGAGAATGTGCGGCTCGGCAGCAATCTGGCCCAGACAATCGTGGAGCTCAAGGATCTGGACAAGGGGCGCAAGCGTCCCATAAAGGAAGTGATCGCCGGGGTGAGACAGGCAATTGAACCCTTGCGCTCTGAGGCTAGCATCCAGATCCGCGAAGTCAGTGCCGGACCAGGCGGCTCTCCCATATATATTCTTCTGTCTGGAAACAACAGGCAGACACTCAGATTTCTCGCCAATCAGGTAGAGGCATTCGTGGAGCAATTTCCTGGAGTGCATGATTTGAAAGACAACCTGGAAGCAGGCAAACCTGAGTTGCAAGTTCGCCTCAAACCTGTGGCCTATGCTCTCGGACTCGATGATCGTCAAGTAGCTGAGCAATTGCGCAACGCTTTCTGGGGGGCGAAGAGCTCCAAGTTTCAGACTGCCACTGAAGACATAGATGTGGTGGTAAAAATTCCAGAAAAACAAAAGAAGCGGCTGGCCGTGTTGTTGAATTTCAAGCTGACGCTGCCGGATGGCAGCAAGATACCCCTCACTGAAGTTGCCAACGTGGTGAAAGTTGCCGGAGCCAGCCAGATCATCAGGGACAACCAGAAGCGGGCCATTGTCATCACTGGCGAGCTCGAGCAGAACAAGACTACTACCAGCGAGCTGGCGGCAGCAGTGCGACAGCGCTTCCATGATATTTCACAGAAATACCCAGGCTACTCATTGAGCACAGAGCGGGGTGAAATGAAGGAGATCAATGAATCCTTGAGTGCACTCACCTCGGCATTTCTCCTGGGGCTTCTCCTTATTTACTTCATACTAGGCACGCAGTTTCGCTCCTACCTGCAGCCTCTTATTGTCATGGCTGCCATTCCCTTTGGCATCGACGGGGTTATCCTTGGACACATAGTGATGGGAAAGACAATTGGCATCATGTCCATGATTGGTCTGGTGGCCCTGTCCGGCATCGTGGTGAATGATTCACTGGTGCTGGTAGATTTTATCAACAAGAAGAGGGGTTCAGGACTTGACCGCCACACCTCTATCGTGCAGTCAGGCAAGGTGCGCTTCAGGCCAGTGGTGCTGACTTCGGTGACTACCATGGGCGGGCTCTTTTTTCTGGCCTTCCTGGCTAAAGGTCAGGCCAGATTTCTCTCACCCATGGCCATAGCCATTTTTTATGGCCTCATGGCTTCCACGGTGATCACCCTGCTGCTGGTCCCCTGCCTGTACGCGATTCTGGACGATGTGGTGCTGAAATGCCAAAGGCAGTCCAGCGGGCTGCGACTTCCTTCTGCCGGTGGGGAGAGGTCGGTCTGAAGAGCTGCTGCTCGAGGCAACTGCTGCCGAGCAACAGAGTGTGACTCTGATGAAGAACAACCAGGAGCACATCTATGACGGCTGGATTTATCATCTGGCCATAGATATGGCTATGGCCAGGGTGCGTCGTCTAATAAAGCTGCAGATAGATGCTGGCAGCACTTTGATCGACATAGGCTGCGGCACCGGAGAGCTGCTATTTTCTCTGGCCGACCGGTGCAGCAGGCTTGTGGGGGTGGAGCGCTCTAAAGGCATGTGGACCTATGCCAGTAGACGAGCCAGCAACTATCCGCGAGGGCGGCTGCAGTTTATCTTTGGCGACGGGGCCGATTTGGACTTCATTCCCTTTCATGCCTTCGATTATGCCACAGTGTGTATGGTTTTCCACGAAGTGACCCTCCATATGCGCCCCCTGCTGCTTCGTGAGGTGCGGCGCATTGCACGGACCACCATCATGGTGGACTATAGAGTGCCTTTCCCAAAGAGAAGTTTGAGAGCCCGCAGCATTCACCTCATTGAGCGACTTGCCGGCAGGCAGCACTACGGCAACTTCAGAAGTTTTCTCACTACTGGAGGATTGCCTGCCCTGGTCGCAGGAGAGAAGTTGTCTGTTTTGCAGGAAATCCCTTTGCAGGGCAACTGCCTGCATCTGCTGAGAGCTGAATGAGGGGAACTGTCCAGTCAGGAGGCGATGTGGCTGGCTGGCGCGCAGGCCTCCCCTGGGGCTTTACTGCCGGCTTGCAAGAGAAGAAGTATTACTTGAACGCCCGCCGCTGGAGACATGCCGCTCTCACGACGCCGTCGGTTAGGCAGCAGCCGATGGCTGGATGAGGCTGCAGTGAAGGGCCGTCTGCTCGCCTAGGCCGAGCAGCTCTGCGCTGCCAGCGGTTGGTCACTGACTGCGGTGACGCCGCCTGCAAGGCACGAGGTGCTTTGTCAGCCTCTTTGCTGTTGCTCCTGCGAGCCTATTTCATCCTTTATCTGCTTCAAGGCTTCACGAATGGCATGCTGGCGTTCGGGGTTCTTGCTGTAACGGAGAGCCTCATTGTAGTGAAAAGCAGCGTTTTTCCATGAATGCTGCCGCTGATAATAAATGCCAAAGTTGTAATGGGCATCCGCCAGCTGATTCAGCTTGCCAAAAGCCAGGCCCAGATAGTAGTGAATGGAAGGAAGCCTGTTGTCCAGATTCGCTGCCTGACTGAGATATTGGCATGCCTGGGAAACCTCGTCCTTTTCTAGAAATACCCGGCCGAGCATATAGAGCACTGTGGGGTTCTGGGCGT harbors:
- a CDS encoding lysophospholipid acyltransferase family protein, with translation MKRLVGHFLADIGISRYFQWRCNTFFMSWLPFHASRTYLNLLGKIYFSLNRGEKQKIQQNLTAVMEHFRPQKQLDLVSQRALHGMFAHYHEKLFTAYGGFSRVCRFLQEHVSIKGRPLLDEALAQGRGVILVTGHYGGIEFLPSILALRGYRVTMLVRFNSRRLKQILNQHAQRVGISLLDMNQNGMTPFKALQSLKANRILITECDEFRSWRPHRHRRATFLGFSTPLDRTLDLLYRRYRSPVITGFMERRAGNRYELTLEAVDCQESGSTSGPIAERVLQVLERYIGNAPEQWYLWGEVRAILGQQIPLSGRPVADRRSGSDACRAPGGGCEGVDVRSNIDPQPSSLYHSK
- a CDS encoding efflux RND transporter periplasmic adaptor subunit, with the translated sequence MTEPNAEKRKYRKKSFIVIGIIAAVTVLASATIILRRPTVEPVRTVAPLVLPVRAVQVRQQPFQRSMTLYGSAEPLVAADVAAEIQGNIVWISPRCEPGEKVKQGEVLVRLDPALYEIALQQAEAALVEAQAGYDLQNIDNALQEQKLRQRETELRISRKELQRKKKLRERSAISSSAYDEQVSALAQMESSYLEQRARVEKSKALLARAEAEVKLAKARRAQAALDLARTEIKSPLDGVVARRFVELGNRLAVNEAAFRVVDYHTVVVEVQVPSNKLDLLRKGVEVEVRALNGELLRRGELRHLSPQADLSTRLFAAKVYVENPPGAVALLPGQFVTVVMKEKRAASSFVIPVAAIGQDNEGEYVFVVDNSSEARARKVYIKNSWQQEEVCVVHGLSEGQVVVVQGQENLVDGAPVKVISLEKVG
- a CDS encoding efflux RND transporter permease subunit, whose product is MNLARFSVRNPVCVNLIMICILVMGVVLYNTQMPKEIFPEFSKNQVIITTIYPGASPEEIEKNVTIKIEDAINDLDDVDDIFSISQEGRSTVKLTVSPDVKSMAKLLGDLQQKIDQISDLPEDAEDPSIREVETNYPVITVSIYGNIDLLQLKEFVEDLKDKISALPGVADVRTVGLPERELWIEVAPESLERYDLTLADIARAVRSQNFDLPGGTFPTSRGEFLVRTVGKVSESRLLNNLVLKSTPDGGRVVLGDVARIKNWFERETSLGRFNGQRAVNLTVTKTKRGDAIKVSRGVQRLVALYRTQLPATVNVGVFNDLSIYIQNRLHVLKQNGLQGLLVVFLLLFLMLNTRVALLVTLGIPVSFLGAIILMHYAGMTMNMIAMFALIVVLGLVVDDAVVIGENVYRHYEAGLSPAEAAVKGTQEVAYPVVSAVATTVAAFLPLLLMPGTLGVFLGVIPKVVTFALLVSLFEALVILPSHLAEFLPRQPKPPGPYRHRLNQWINSIVGQYGRLLERVLNWRYVFVVLALAVSLQLVLYARYHIPFVLFGQFEGSQFFVNMETPTVNSLEDTEQLVARVEAAIRSSIPESELTSMVSNVGYIFDDLENVRLGSNLAQTIVELKDLDKGRKRPIKEVIAGVRQAIEPLRSEASIQIREVSAGPGGSPIYILLSGNNRQTLRFLANQVEAFVEQFPGVHDLKDNLEAGKPELQVRLKPVAYALGLDDRQVAEQLRNAFWGAKSSKFQTATEDIDVVVKIPEKQKKRLAVLLNFKLTLPDGSKIPLTEVANVVKVAGASQIIRDNQKRAIVITGELEQNKTTTSELAAAVRQRFHDISQKYPGYSLSTERGEMKEINESLSALTSAFLLGLLLIYFILGTQFRSYLQPLIVMAAIPFGIDGVILGHIVMGKTIGIMSMIGLVALSGIVVNDSLVLVDFINKKRGSGLDRHTSIVQSGKVRFRPVVLTSVTTMGGLFFLAFLAKGQARFLSPMAIAIFYGLMASTVITLLLVPCLYAILDDVVLKCQRQSSGLRLPSAGGERSV
- a CDS encoding class I SAM-dependent methyltransferase, translating into MKNNQEHIYDGWIYHLAIDMAMARVRRLIKLQIDAGSTLIDIGCGTGELLFSLADRCSRLVGVERSKGMWTYASRRASNYPRGRLQFIFGDGADLDFIPFHAFDYATVCMVFHEVTLHMRPLLLREVRRIARTTIMVDYRVPFPKRSLRARSIHLIERLAGRQHYGNFRSFLTTGGLPALVAGEKLSVLQEIPLQGNCLHLLRAE